CAACCATGGTGTCGGTGCCGTGGGTAATGACGATCCGTTCGGTGGCCGATTCCTGCACCGCCCGCCGGATCTGGGCCCGGTCGGCGTCGGTCATCTCCAGGCTGTCCTTGCGCAGCAGGGGGCGTACCCGGATGTCGACGGTCAGATTGGCTTCCCTGAGCAGCTCGCCCACCGGCGACTCACCGACTTCATAAGTGCTCTTGGCGTCGAAGTAGACCTTGTCGATGGTGCCGCCGGTGGTGATGATCTCAATCACGTCCCTCCTCCGACTCGCCCTCCGACAGGAACTCGTCCCGGCGCACCGCCCAGTAGGCGCCGGAAACGCAGATGATCAGCACCGCAAGGCCCAGCATCGAGGTGTAGGAAACCTCCTTGAAATCGACCAGCACCACCTTTCGGGCCAGGGCGAGCATGGCCACCAGCAACACCGCGCGCACCTTGACGATCGGCTTCTTGGTGGTGATGTCGGCCAGCACGGTGTGATTGAATTCGAGCGCGATGAGCACGGTCATGAACGAGGCGAAAACCTTGATGAACTGGTTGTGGTCGAACAGGGCCGGGCCGGTGAGAACGACCTGGTAAAGCTCGACGCCGGACTGGATCAGGGTGAGAACCACCGAAATGCTGACCAGCGCGGTCAGGGCGGCCACCACCAGGCGTTCGAACCAGTGATAGCTTCGGGTGCCGAAAATCAGACGTCGCACGATTCCTCCATGAAAATCTCTCAGGTGGCTGCCGGATGGCACAGCCGGCTCCCCTGCCGGCTTCCCCGCCGCTGCAGCTCGTCGTCGATGGCGTTGAGCACCTCCCACTTGTTCAGCGACCAGAGCGGCGCCAGCAGGCGATCCCGCGGCCCGTCGCCGGTCAGCCGCTGGATCAGGGTTGCGGGATGCAGCCGCTCGATGACGTCGCAGACCAGATCAACATAGGCGTCCCGCTCCATGACGTCAACCCCGCCGTCGCGGTACATCCGCCCCAGCTCGGTCCCTTCCAGCACGTGCAGCAGGTGCAGCTTGATGCCGTCGACCTGCAGACGCGCCATCTCGTCGGCGGTGGCCAGCATCTGTTCACGCGTCTCGCCCGGCAGGCCGAGAATCACGTGCACGCAGACCTGCAGCCCCCGCGCCTTCGCCCGCCGGAAGGCGTCGAGAAAGCAGGCGTAGTCGTGTCCGCGGCCGATGGCGGCCAGGGTGGCGTCGTGGCTGCTCTGCAGACCGATTTCGAGCCAGAAACAGGTGCGCCGGTGGTATTCGGCCAACAGGTCGAGCACCTCGTCCGGCAGGCAGTCGGGGCGGGTGCCGACCGCCAGGCCGACGACATCGGGCACCTCCAGGGCGGCGTCGTAGAGAATCCGAAGCCGTTCGACGGGGGCGAAGGTGTTGGAAAACGGCTGAAAATAGGCCATGAACCGCTTCGCCTTGTACTTGCGGGTCATCACCTCCTTGCCGGCCTCGATCTGGCCGGCAACGTCCAGCCCGCGATCGATGCCGACGGCGCCGGAGCCGCCGGGGTCGCAGAAGATGCAGCCGCCTCCCCGCCGTCCGCCCTGGCGGTTGGGACAGCCGAAACCGGCATCGACGGAGATCTTGTGCACCCGGCCGCCGAACCGCCGCTTCATCACCTCGGAAAAGAGCCGGTACCGTTTTTCGCGCATGGCGCCTTTATGCCATCTTCCGGGCGGCAGGACAAGCCCGCAAGCTGCGCCTTCGGTGCTCGACGTAGCCTGGGCTACCGCTGAACCAGAATCGGCAGGATGCCTTGCATCTGTGCCCGTTCCGGCATCCCCGGTCCGCGAAAAGCAGATGGTGGATTTGGACGGCGAAAAAGACTGCCGGAGGCTGCGTTGCGCAGCCGCCGGCTGTTGATATACTTGTTCGGCACCGGAACCCGGTGGCGACAGACGGCCATGACGGACCACGGCGGGGGGGATTGAGGACGGCAGCCGGCCGGCCATCGCCTTTCGCTTCCGGCGAGCGTTGCGCATTTCATTGGCATGGAGGAATACGTCCACTATGAAAGCCGTCATCATGGCCGGTGGTTTCGGCACCCGCATCCAGCCCCTGACCATCAACCTGCCCAAGCCGATGATTCCCTTGGCCAACCGGCCAATCATGCTGCACATCGTCGACCTGCTCAAGCGGCACGGCATCACCGAGCTGGTCATGCTCCTCTATCACCAGCCGGAAATCATCAAGAATTTCTTCCGCGACGGCAGCGAGTTCGGCGTCCGCATCCGCTATGTCACCCCGCTGGAGGACTTCGGCACCGCCGGCGCGGTCAAGGCCGCGGCCAAGTTTCTCGACGAAACCTTCCTCATCATCAGCGGCGATTTGCTGACCGACATCGACCTGCGCCGGGCCATCGACTTTCACCGGCAGAAAAAGGCGCAGGCCACCATCGCCCTGACCTCGGTATCCGACCCGCTGCAGTTCGGCGTCGTCATCACCGACGCGCAAGGCCGCATCACCAAGTTCCTCGAAAAACCGGGCTGGGGCGAAGTCTTTTCCGACACCATCAACACCGGCATCTACGTGATCGAGCCCGGCGTCCTCGACCTGATCCCCGAGCAGAGCAACCGCGACTGGTCGAAAGACGTCTTTCCGGCCATGCTGGCGGACGACGCCCCGCTGTTCGGCTGCCGGCTCGAGGGCTACTGGGCCGACATCGGCAACACCGACGCCTACCTCGAAGCCTGCCGTGACATCGCCCGCGGCCGGGTCGAGGTCACCATCGAAGAACCGCTGCTCGCCCCTGACAGACGTATCTACTTCGGCGGCGAATCGAGCGTCGAGAACGGCGCCGGCGCCGTTCTCGAGGGGCTGGTCATTATCGGCGAGAACACCCAGATCAACGGCCGCGCCGTCATCCGCGACAGCATCATCGGCCGCAACTGCACCCTCGAGGACGGCGTCGAGCTGAACGGCGCCGTCCTCTGGGACAACGTCTACGTCAAGAGCGGCACCCGCATCAGCGACGCGGTGCTGGGGCACAACGCCCGCACCGGCCGCAAGGTCACCATCGAGCCGGGCGTCATCGTCGGCGACGAAACCACCATCGGCGACGGAGCGCTGCTCAAGCGAAACGTCAAGATCTGGCCGCGCAAGGTGGTGGAAGCCGATGCGACGGTCACTACCAATCTCATCTGGGGAGAACG
This Geothermobacter ehrlichii DNA region includes the following protein-coding sequences:
- a CDS encoding asparaginase domain-containing protein, which produces MIEIITTGGTIDKVYFDAKSTYEVGESPVGELLREANLTVDIRVRPLLRKDSLEMTDADRAQIRRAVQESATERIVITHGTDTMVETGRALLGIAGKTLVLTGAMLPARFRSTDALFNVASAITAVQLLPPGVYIAMHGRIFDPRTTRKNVAENRFETLAGD
- a CDS encoding phosphate-starvation-inducible PsiE family protein; amino-acid sequence: MRRLIFGTRSYHWFERLVVAALTALVSISVVLTLIQSGVELYQVVLTGPALFDHNQFIKVFASFMTVLIALEFNHTVLADITTKKPIVKVRAVLLVAMLALARKVVLVDFKEVSYTSMLGLAVLIICVSGAYWAVRRDEFLSEGESEEGRD
- a CDS encoding TIGR01212 family radical SAM protein (This family includes YhcC from E. coli K-12, an uncharacterized radical SAM protein.), with the translated sequence MREKRYRLFSEVMKRRFGGRVHKISVDAGFGCPNRQGGRRGGGCIFCDPGGSGAVGIDRGLDVAGQIEAGKEVMTRKYKAKRFMAYFQPFSNTFAPVERLRILYDAALEVPDVVGLAVGTRPDCLPDEVLDLLAEYHRRTCFWLEIGLQSSHDATLAAIGRGHDYACFLDAFRRAKARGLQVCVHVILGLPGETREQMLATADEMARLQVDGIKLHLLHVLEGTELGRMYRDGGVDVMERDAYVDLVCDVIERLHPATLIQRLTGDGPRDRLLAPLWSLNKWEVLNAIDDELQRRGSRQGSRLCHPAAT